From Xylanibacter oryzae DSM 17970, a single genomic window includes:
- a CDS encoding glutamine--tRNA ligase/YqeY domain fusion protein, producing the protein MVEKNETKNEEKKSISFVEQFVEEDIASSKNGGKIQTRFPPEPNGYIHIGHAKAICMDFGVAEKYNGVCNLRFDDTNPSKENTEYVDSILNDIKWLGFHWGNVYYASDYFQQLWDFAVWMIKKGRAYVDEQTSEEIASQKGTPTEPGKPSPYRDRPIDESLELFNKMNDQDSIEGSMVLRAKIDMANPNMHFRDPIMYRIIHTPHHRTGTKWNAYPMYDFAHGQSDFFEGVTHSICTLEFVPHRPLYDYYIDQLKEYKGETDNIHDNRPRQIEFNRLNITYTVMSKRKLHTLVDENLVCGWDDPRMPTICGMRRRGYSAKSIRDFINSIGYTKFDALNDYALLEAAVRDDLNAKSCRVSAVLNPVKLVITNYPEDKSEEMEAINNPENEADGSHTITFSRELWIEREDFMEDAPNKFFRMTPNKEVRLKNAYIVKCTGCKKDTNGNIEEIYAEYDPQSRSGMEGANRKVKGTLHWVSVKNCLPAEVRIYDRLFNVENPSSDERDFRELLNSDSLKVLTNCFVEKYLVEKKPGSFLQFQRIGYFTPDLDSTPNKLIFNRTVSLKDTWKKINK; encoded by the coding sequence ATGGTTGAGAAGAATGAAACTAAAAACGAAGAGAAAAAAAGCATAAGCTTCGTAGAGCAATTCGTGGAAGAAGACATTGCCTCTAGTAAAAATGGTGGCAAAATACAAACACGTTTTCCACCAGAGCCAAACGGTTATATACATATTGGACATGCAAAAGCCATATGTATGGACTTTGGTGTCGCTGAAAAATATAATGGTGTATGTAATCTCAGATTTGACGATACAAACCCATCTAAAGAGAATACAGAATATGTAGATTCAATACTTAATGATATTAAATGGCTTGGTTTCCATTGGGGAAATGTCTACTATGCTTCTGATTATTTTCAGCAGTTATGGGATTTTGCTGTTTGGATGATAAAGAAAGGTCGTGCATATGTTGATGAACAAACATCTGAAGAGATAGCATCACAAAAGGGAACACCAACTGAGCCAGGCAAACCTAGCCCTTACAGGGATCGACCGATAGATGAAAGTTTAGAACTATTCAATAAGATGAACGATCAAGACTCTATTGAAGGTTCCATGGTTTTACGCGCAAAAATTGATATGGCAAATCCAAATATGCATTTCCGTGATCCAATTATGTATCGCATAATTCATACGCCACATCACCGTACTGGTACCAAGTGGAATGCATATCCAATGTATGACTTTGCTCATGGCCAAAGTGACTTCTTTGAAGGTGTTACTCATTCTATTTGCACACTTGAATTTGTTCCTCACCGTCCATTATATGACTATTATATAGATCAATTGAAGGAGTATAAAGGCGAAACAGATAATATTCATGATAATCGCCCTCGACAGATCGAATTTAATCGCCTAAATATAACATATACAGTGATGAGCAAGCGAAAACTGCACACACTTGTTGATGAGAATCTAGTATGCGGCTGGGATGATCCACGTATGCCTACAATATGCGGTATGCGCAGACGTGGATATTCAGCAAAAAGCATACGCGACTTTATTAATAGCATTGGATATACTAAGTTTGATGCCCTTAACGACTATGCACTTCTTGAGGCTGCAGTACGTGATGACCTGAATGCAAAATCATGCAGAGTATCAGCAGTTCTGAATCCTGTTAAACTTGTTATTACGAACTATCCTGAAGATAAGTCAGAAGAGATGGAAGCAATAAACAATCCCGAAAATGAAGCAGACGGTAGTCATACAATAACATTCAGTCGTGAACTGTGGATAGAGCGCGAAGATTTTATGGAAGACGCACCTAACAAATTTTTCCGTATGACACCAAATAAGGAGGTTAGACTTAAGAACGCCTATATCGTGAAATGTACCGGTTGTAAGAAGGACACAAATGGTAATATTGAGGAGATCTACGCAGAATATGACCCACAAAGTCGTAGCGGCATGGAGGGAGCAAACCGAAAAGTAAAAGGAACATTACATTGGGTATCAGTAAAAAATTGCCTGCCTGCAGAGGTTCGCATTTACGATAGATTGTTCAATGTTGAGAATCCATCATCTGATGAGCGCGATTTCCGCGAATTATTAAATTCAGATTCTCTAAAAGTATTAACAAATTGTTTTGTGGAAAAATATTTAGTCGAAAAGAAGCCAGGCAGTTTTTTACAATTCCAGCGTATAGGCTACTTCACACCTGATCTTGATTCTACACCAAACAAATTGATATTCAATCGCACGGTAAGTCTTAAAGACACTTGGAAGAAAATTAATAAATGA
- a CDS encoding LytR/AlgR family response regulator transcription factor, with protein sequence MILNCAIVDDEPLAAELLSSYVEKTTFLKLIGTYNSAITAMKDLRDNPVDIIFLDIQMPEISGIEFAKILPKETRIIFTTAFNQYAIDGYSVNALDYLLKPISYVDFMTAVSKAMDYFSFIRKQETYKKDRFMFVKSEYKLIRVPLDNILYIEGLKDYIRIYLENGAKIMSLMNMKKLEEYLPTPEFMRTHRSYIVHMTKINSVDHFRIVFGEDYLPISDTYKENVLMYLDRHTLN encoded by the coding sequence ATGATACTAAATTGTGCAATAGTTGATGACGAACCACTAGCAGCAGAACTACTTAGTAGTTATGTTGAAAAGACTACATTTTTAAAACTTATCGGGACTTACAACAGTGCAATAACAGCAATGAAAGATCTACGTGACAATCCGGTAGATATAATATTTCTTGATATACAAATGCCTGAAATTAGTGGTATTGAATTTGCAAAGATATTACCTAAAGAAACACGCATAATATTTACAACAGCCTTCAACCAATATGCAATTGATGGGTATAGCGTAAATGCACTTGATTATCTATTAAAACCTATTAGTTATGTAGATTTCATGACTGCAGTCAGCAAAGCTATGGACTACTTTTCTTTTATACGCAAACAAGAGACATACAAAAAGGATAGATTTATGTTCGTAAAAAGCGAATACAAATTAATTCGTGTACCTCTTGACAATATTCTTTATATAGAAGGGCTTAAAGACTATATCCGAATATATCTTGAAAATGGTGCAAAAATAATGTCACTAATGAATATGAAGAAACTAGAAGAATATCTCCCAACGCCAGAATTTATGCGTACACATCGTTCTTATATTGTACATATGACAAAAATTAATTCTGTTGACCACTTCAGGATTGTATTCGGCGAAGACTATTTACCTATATCAGATACATATAAAGAAAATGTGTTGATGTACTTAGACAGACATACACTGAATTAA
- a CDS encoding tetratricopeptide repeat protein encodes MINTNDEYLDSNDFRKILDEYEQSVKSGRPIFMEAEELTDIAQYYSLAQEWEKAEEAAEYAISIHPGAVSPIVFKARLVLLKENDPEKAEQIAETVEDKTDLDYYYIKAEILLSQKHTEDTEKYLISCMESVSEDDYNDFVLDVANLYEDYELYDKEYEWLLRAKDDTSTEYKELMARALFQTGELEESKTFFNELIDNNPYSGKYWKALSLVQSINGELSDSITSIEYAIAIDPKDEDAIRSKAEGLFKLENYEEALILFKRYAELRNEDETGEMMEGLCLFNLQRYEESVIHLKKAEQIAVKSSDKANLFQIYQELAFSLNECDKKEEALLYIDKTKSLDCDHFDMEVLKGHILLSNDKLESALECFQEAIRDSKMSPDVLLHIGVSILDNRYIKKAYELFQTLFRITDIEWKKGYSHMALCCKELGKDDEFLEYLKIACDVNPEEARDVLGDMFPKEMDPKDYFYYMYNKLNPKD; translated from the coding sequence ATGATAAATACAAACGACGAATATCTGGATAGTAATGATTTCAGAAAGATTCTTGATGAATACGAGCAATCGGTCAAATCAGGGCGTCCTATTTTTATGGAAGCTGAAGAATTGACCGATATTGCCCAATATTATTCACTCGCACAAGAATGGGAAAAAGCAGAAGAGGCTGCCGAATATGCCATAAGTATTCATCCAGGTGCTGTGTCTCCAATTGTATTCAAGGCAAGATTAGTACTTCTAAAAGAGAACGATCCTGAAAAGGCAGAACAAATAGCTGAAACTGTAGAAGACAAGACTGATCTTGATTATTACTACATTAAAGCAGAGATACTTCTCTCACAAAAACATACAGAGGATACTGAAAAATATCTGATAAGCTGTATGGAAAGTGTCTCTGAAGATGATTACAATGATTTTGTATTAGACGTAGCAAATCTGTATGAAGATTACGAATTATATGATAAGGAGTACGAATGGCTCCTTCGCGCCAAAGACGACACATCTACGGAGTATAAAGAACTCATGGCAAGGGCTCTTTTCCAAACAGGCGAATTAGAAGAAAGCAAGACATTTTTTAATGAACTTATTGACAATAATCCTTACTCAGGCAAATATTGGAAAGCACTTTCACTTGTGCAGTCAATCAACGGTGAACTCAGCGATTCAATAACAAGTATAGAATATGCTATCGCTATAGATCCTAAAGACGAAGATGCAATTCGTAGTAAAGCAGAAGGCCTTTTCAAGTTAGAAAACTATGAAGAAGCTTTGATTCTTTTCAAACGTTACGCCGAATTACGCAATGAAGATGAGACAGGAGAAATGATGGAAGGCTTATGCCTATTCAATCTACAGCGTTACGAAGAATCTGTAATTCATCTTAAAAAGGCCGAACAAATTGCTGTTAAATCTTCAGATAAAGCCAATCTATTTCAGATATATCAAGAGCTTGCGTTCTCATTGAATGAATGTGACAAAAAAGAGGAGGCCCTATTATATATAGATAAAACAAAGTCCTTAGACTGCGACCATTTTGATATGGAAGTATTAAAAGGGCACATCTTGTTATCGAATGATAAACTAGAATCAGCACTAGAGTGTTTTCAGGAGGCCATTCGTGATTCAAAGATGTCACCAGATGTTTTATTACACATAGGAGTTTCAATACTAGACAATAGGTATATCAAAAAAGCCTATGAATTATTCCAGACTCTATTTAGAATAACTGATATCGAATGGAAAAAAGGATACTCACATATGGCTCTGTGCTGCAAAGAACTTGGCAAAGACGATGAATTTCTTGAGTACCTTAAGATAGCTTGTGATGTTAATCCAGAAGAAGCAAGAGATGTTCTAGGCGATATGTTCCCTAAAGAAATGGACCCAAAAGACTATTTTTATTATATGTATAACAAATTAAACCCAAAAGATTAA
- a CDS encoding 4-alpha-glucanotransferase: MKLKFNINYNTQWGECLYLNIIYTNRDKVEMSKCVPMKTDDGCLWALNTSIIETQQHPVDKIRYYYIVKDAEGCVIRSEWDMVKREYSVDSGHSYIFRDLWRDTPLQMHLYSNAYITSIGGNLIDNIEIPRMPLFRKTILFRVSAPQLKKGEALAILGNHPAMGCWNQTRYLKMDYCGGYEWILTVDLDGMQLPLEYKYVIINENENVFISWEEGENRYIQAEDVNDGDVIVLYGETLRVCEPMWKAAGLVIPVFSLRSKHSYGVGDFGDLKRMVDWAEKIGLKIIQILPINDTTSTHHWSDSYPYNSISVYALHPHYMDIEQIGELKDKRLMTSYYRQRQELNTLNYSDYEAVERVKSAYLHSAFNDNGKAVLKTAKFKSFFDKNKSWLKPYAAFCVMRDKNNTANFNEWTEYSIYNDKSVEILCNSKSDYYSEICYIYYVQYNLYEQLKSACSYARKHHVAIKGDLPIGVSRNSVETWMYPQYFNLDSQTGAPPDSFSTNGQNWGFPTYNWENIEKDGYQWWKKRLSYMSRFFDAYRIDHVLGFFRIWEIPKNAVLATLGHFSPSLPLTVEEIEHYGLPFRKELFTSPFINNKVLDKIFGIHSIYVCDKFLVKKSYNFYDLKQEYDTQEKIKTFFDGKNDENSIWIRDGLYRIIANVLFIPDPRQCGMYHPRICAYQEQVFDVLNNEEKDAYMRLYNNYFYFRHDIFWGQGAIRKLQRVIGDNSMLFCAEDLGMLPGCVENVLDRLRILSLEIQTMPKDSGVEFSHISGYPYRSVATISTHDMAPLRLWWEENPEQAQRYYTTMMQKEGRAPSHLTPILAEEIVARHLYSPSMLCILSFQDVISMDSELRSNDIMDERINVPSDSYNHWQYRMHLNIEELLSADNFNRKFKTMVERSKR; this comes from the coding sequence ATGAAGTTAAAATTCAATATAAATTATAATACACAATGGGGTGAGTGCCTTTACCTTAATATCATATATACAAATAGGGATAAGGTGGAAATGTCTAAATGTGTACCGATGAAAACTGATGATGGTTGTCTCTGGGCACTTAATACTAGCATTATTGAGACACAGCAACATCCTGTTGATAAAATTAGGTATTATTATATTGTCAAAGATGCAGAAGGCTGTGTAATAAGGAGTGAATGGGATATGGTCAAGAGAGAGTATTCCGTAGATTCTGGGCACAGTTATATATTTAGAGATTTATGGAGAGATACTCCTTTGCAAATGCATCTTTATTCGAATGCTTACATAACATCAATTGGTGGTAACCTCATTGATAATATTGAGATTCCACGCATGCCTCTATTCCGAAAAACAATATTATTCAGAGTATCTGCACCTCAATTGAAAAAAGGTGAGGCACTTGCTATTCTTGGTAATCATCCTGCCATGGGATGTTGGAATCAAACTAGATATCTAAAAATGGATTATTGTGGCGGTTATGAATGGATTTTGACCGTAGATTTGGATGGAATGCAGTTGCCTTTAGAATATAAATATGTTATAATTAATGAGAACGAGAATGTTTTTATATCTTGGGAAGAAGGTGAAAATAGATATATACAAGCAGAGGACGTAAATGATGGTGATGTTATCGTACTATACGGTGAAACTTTGAGGGTTTGTGAACCAATGTGGAAGGCTGCAGGCTTAGTTATACCTGTTTTTTCTTTACGGAGCAAACATTCTTATGGTGTAGGAGATTTCGGTGACCTAAAGCGTATGGTAGATTGGGCTGAGAAAATAGGACTTAAAATTATCCAGATACTGCCTATAAATGATACAACTTCCACTCACCATTGGTCTGACTCATATCCATATAATTCAATTTCAGTCTATGCTTTGCATCCACATTATATGGATATTGAGCAGATTGGGGAATTAAAAGACAAACGTTTGATGACGTCTTACTATCGTCAGAGACAAGAGCTTAATACTCTTAATTATAGCGATTATGAAGCTGTGGAACGTGTAAAGTCTGCGTATTTACATAGCGCGTTTAATGATAATGGAAAAGCCGTCTTGAAAACTGCAAAATTTAAATCATTTTTTGATAAGAACAAATCATGGCTTAAACCGTACGCAGCATTCTGTGTGATGCGTGATAAAAATAATACAGCGAATTTTAATGAATGGACAGAGTATTCTATATACAATGATAAAAGCGTAGAAATACTATGTAATAGTAAGTCTGATTATTATTCAGAAATATGTTATATTTATTATGTGCAGTATAACTTGTATGAACAATTGAAATCAGCTTGTTCGTATGCACGTAAACACCATGTGGCAATAAAGGGGGATCTTCCTATTGGCGTAAGTCGCAATAGTGTGGAAACTTGGATGTATCCTCAATATTTTAATTTAGATTCTCAGACAGGTGCACCTCCTGATTCATTTTCAACCAATGGGCAAAATTGGGGCTTCCCAACATACAATTGGGAGAATATTGAAAAAGATGGGTATCAATGGTGGAAAAAGCGTTTGTCGTATATGTCACGTTTTTTTGATGCGTATCGTATTGATCATGTTCTTGGTTTTTTTAGAATATGGGAAATACCCAAAAATGCAGTTTTAGCGACACTTGGGCATTTCTCGCCATCATTACCACTTACTGTTGAAGAAATAGAACATTATGGCTTGCCTTTCAGAAAGGAACTTTTTACGAGTCCTTTTATAAATAATAAAGTACTTGATAAAATTTTTGGGATACACTCGATCTATGTATGTGATAAATTCTTAGTAAAGAAGTCATATAATTTTTATGACCTTAAGCAGGAATATGACACACAAGAAAAAATTAAAACTTTTTTTGATGGCAAAAATGACGAAAATAGTATTTGGATTAGAGATGGATTATATCGTATAATAGCAAATGTGTTATTCATTCCAGATCCAAGACAATGTGGAATGTATCATCCACGAATATGTGCTTACCAGGAACAGGTCTTTGATGTATTAAACAATGAAGAAAAGGATGCTTATATGCGTCTTTATAATAATTATTTTTATTTCCGCCATGATATATTTTGGGGGCAAGGAGCAATAAGGAAACTTCAAAGAGTTATAGGTGACAACAGTATGCTGTTTTGCGCAGAGGATCTTGGGATGTTACCTGGTTGTGTAGAAAATGTTTTAGACAGACTCCGTATCTTGTCATTAGAAATACAGACTATGCCTAAAGATAGTGGGGTAGAGTTCAGCCATATAAGTGGATATCCATACCGTAGCGTGGCTACAATATCTACTCATGATATGGCTCCGTTGAGATTGTGGTGGGAAGAAAATCCAGAACAGGCACAAAGGTATTATACTACCATGATGCAAAAGGAAGGACGTGCTCCATCTCATCTTACTCCTATTTTAGCTGAAGAAATAGTGGCGCGGCATCTTTATTCTCCTTCAATGTTATGTATTTTGTCATTTCAGGATGTTATATCAATGGATTCTGAATTACGTTCAAATGATATAATGGACGAAAGGATAAATGTTCCATCTGATAGTTATAATCATTGGCAATATCGTATGCATCTTAATATAGAAGAACTGTTGTCAGCAGACAACTTTAATCGTAAGTTTAAGACTATGGTTGAGAGAAGTAAAAGATAA
- the mltG gene encoding endolytic transglycosylase MltG → MRPINSNKYLLSIVACLVIIFGIVYYYLFSSFSVKRDTTYIYVDNDDNIDSVYAKLEPVASRHAMAAFKTLVRHSSYSKHIRSGRYAIRHGEGAFKVFRHLKNGLQTSVNLTVPSVRTVNDLAGALSKKLMLDSATISKALEDESTCKKYGYDTTTIACMFIPNTYDLYWNITLDGLFSRMKKENKNFWNFERTEKAHQMGFTPNQVTTLASIVDEETANNAEKPMIAGMYYNRYKAGMPLQADPTIKFALKKFELKRIYNKLLFVKSPYNTYKNIGLPPGPIRVPSVAGIDAVLNHVHHNYLYMCAKEDFSGTHNFASTYEEHMQNAKKYSKALNDRGIK, encoded by the coding sequence ATGAGACCTATTAATTCTAATAAATACCTATTATCAATTGTAGCTTGCTTAGTGATAATATTTGGTATAGTTTACTATTATTTATTCTCTTCTTTTTCAGTAAAGAGAGATACAACTTACATTTACGTAGACAATGATGATAATATTGATTCTGTTTACGCAAAATTGGAACCAGTAGCAAGCAGACATGCGATGGCAGCTTTTAAAACGTTGGTAAGACATAGTTCTTACAGTAAGCATATACGCAGCGGACGATATGCGATACGTCATGGAGAAGGAGCATTCAAAGTATTCAGGCATCTCAAAAATGGGCTGCAAACTTCAGTAAACTTAACAGTTCCTTCAGTAAGAACTGTAAACGATCTTGCTGGAGCATTATCAAAAAAGCTTATGCTTGACAGTGCTACAATATCTAAAGCTCTTGAAGATGAATCAACATGTAAAAAATATGGTTACGACACGACTACAATAGCATGTATGTTCATACCAAACACATACGATCTTTATTGGAATATCACACTCGATGGCTTATTCAGCCGTATGAAGAAGGAAAATAAAAATTTCTGGAACTTTGAGCGTACAGAAAAAGCCCACCAAATGGGATTCACTCCTAATCAGGTTACTACTCTTGCGAGTATTGTTGATGAAGAAACCGCTAATAACGCAGAGAAGCCAATGATAGCAGGAATGTACTATAATCGCTATAAAGCAGGTATGCCTCTTCAAGCTGACCCAACAATAAAATTTGCACTAAAGAAATTTGAACTGAAACGAATATATAATAAATTACTATTTGTTAAGAGTCCCTATAATACATATAAGAACATAGGCCTACCTCCTGGACCTATTCGTGTTCCGAGCGTAGCTGGAATTGATGCCGTATTAAATCACGTACACCATAATTATCTATATATGTGCGCTAAAGAAGACTTCAGTGGTACACATAATTTTGCAAGTACATATGAGGAGCACATGCAAAATGCTAAAAAGTACAGTAAGGCGCTTAATGATAGAGGTATAAAATAA
- a CDS encoding GDP-L-fucose synthase family protein, producing MALDKNTKIFVAGHHGLVGSAIWNNLKQRGYDNLVGRGHNELDLLDPSAVKHFFDKEKPDAVVLAAAHVGGIMANLNFRADFIYQNLQIQQNVIGESFRHGVKKLLFLGSTCIYPRMAPQPMKEETLLTSELEYTNEPYAIAKIAGLKMCESFDLQYGCNYIAVMPTNLYGPNDNFHLENSHVLPAMIRKIYLAKCLNEDLWDAVRKDINLRPVEGVDGSNSDKEILAELAKFGISSESVTLWGTGKPLREFLWSEEMADASVHVLLNVDFKDTYNDGDKQIRNCHINVGTGKELTIKEVAEKIMKEIDFKGKLRWDTSKPDGTPRKLTDVTKLHNLGWHHKIEIDEGIHRLYEWYKLGICINHKS from the coding sequence ATGGCATTAGATAAAAATACAAAGATATTTGTTGCAGGACATCATGGACTTGTTGGTTCTGCTATTTGGAATAATTTGAAGCAGAGAGGTTATGATAATCTCGTCGGGCGCGGACATAATGAATTGGATTTATTAGACCCAAGTGCAGTGAAGCATTTTTTTGACAAAGAAAAACCTGACGCGGTTGTACTTGCTGCTGCGCATGTAGGTGGAATTATGGCGAATCTTAATTTTCGTGCTGATTTTATCTATCAAAACTTGCAGATACAACAGAATGTGATAGGTGAAAGTTTTCGTCATGGTGTTAAGAAACTTCTGTTTCTTGGCAGTACTTGTATATATCCGCGTATGGCTCCACAGCCTATGAAAGAGGAAACTTTGCTTACTTCTGAATTGGAATATACTAATGAACCTTATGCAATTGCTAAGATTGCTGGACTGAAAATGTGTGAGAGTTTTGATTTGCAGTACGGATGTAATTATATTGCTGTTATGCCTACTAATCTATATGGCCCTAACGACAATTTTCATTTGGAAAATAGTCATGTCTTGCCTGCAATGATTCGTAAGATATATCTGGCAAAATGCTTAAACGAAGATCTTTGGGATGCCGTACGTAAAGATATTAATCTACGTCCTGTAGAAGGTGTTGATGGAAGTAATTCTGATAAGGAAATCTTGGCAGAGCTTGCAAAGTTTGGTATATCTTCAGAGTCTGTAACTCTTTGGGGAACAGGCAAACCTTTGCGTGAATTCTTATGGAGTGAAGAGATGGCTGATGCTAGTGTGCATGTACTTCTTAATGTTGATTTTAAGGATACTTATAATGATGGTGATAAACAAATACGTAACTGTCATATAAATGTAGGTACAGGTAAAGAGCTTACCATAAAGGAGGTTGCTGAAAAAATAATGAAAGAAATTGATTTCAAAGGTAAACTTCGTTGGGATACATCAAAACCAGATGGTACTCCTAGAAAACTTACAGATGTAACTAAGTTGCATAATCTAGGATGGCATCATAAAATAGAGATAGATGAGGGTATACATAGATTGTATGAATGGTATAAATTAGGAATATGTATAAATCACAAAAGCTAA
- a CDS encoding HAD family hydrolase yields the protein MKEYSTYIFDLDGTLLDTLNDLAVSTNYALHWAGMPEHSVDDVKVFVGNGVKKLIERAMPDGINNPKFEMTYSKFKEHYIEHSMDTTKPYPGILETLAELKKKNKKIAVVSNKFYDATQKLCRHFFCDSVQVSIGERENIRKKPAPDTVLEALRQLGAERETAVYIGDSDVDVNTAKNSGLPCISVLWGFRDKNFLIEHGATSFISEPNQLLNY from the coding sequence ATGAAAGAATATTCTACTTATATATTTGATTTAGATGGTACTTTGCTTGATACCTTAAATGATCTTGCAGTAAGTACAAATTATGCTTTACATTGGGCTGGTATGCCAGAGCATTCCGTTGATGATGTGAAAGTATTCGTTGGCAATGGAGTTAAAAAATTAATAGAGAGAGCCATGCCAGACGGAATTAATAACCCTAAGTTTGAAATGACTTACTCTAAGTTTAAAGAGCATTATATAGAGCACAGTATGGATACTACGAAGCCATATCCTGGCATATTGGAAACTTTGGCTGAACTGAAAAAAAAGAATAAAAAAATAGCTGTTGTGAGTAATAAATTTTATGATGCGACACAAAAATTATGCAGACATTTTTTTTGTGATTCTGTTCAGGTCTCCATCGGTGAACGTGAGAATATTCGGAAAAAACCTGCTCCAGACACTGTTCTAGAAGCACTTAGGCAACTAGGCGCAGAAAGAGAAACAGCTGTATATATAGGAGATAGCGATGTTGATGTGAACACTGCGAAAAATAGTGGGCTTCCATGTATAAGTGTTTTATGGGGTTTTCGTGATAAAAACTTTCTTATTGAACATGGAGCTACTAGTTTTATTTCAGAACCGAATCAATTGCTTAACTATTAA
- a CDS encoding DedA family protein: MNWLSALLGNLNYGTILLLMLLESTVIPVPSELVVAPAAYHAAGGNLNIFLVILFATMGADLGATINYTVAFYLGRPIIYRFANSKWGRACMLNQKKVEKSEKFFDEHGITATITGRLIPGIRHLISIPAGLAKMHFGKFILYTTIGAGVWNGILATLGWYLHSVVPEDQLDDKINEYSEYIKETIVIFIVIVLGYYLVKFFIKRYKKYHE; this comes from the coding sequence ATGAACTGGCTATCCGCACTACTTGGAAATTTGAATTATGGAACTATTCTATTATTAATGTTACTAGAAAGTACTGTTATTCCTGTTCCATCCGAACTAGTAGTCGCCCCTGCAGCATATCATGCAGCCGGTGGTAACCTTAATATATTTCTCGTCATCCTATTTGCAACAATGGGAGCAGACCTTGGTGCTACTATCAATTATACAGTAGCTTTTTATCTTGGTCGACCTATTATATACCGTTTTGCCAACAGCAAATGGGGTCGTGCTTGTATGTTAAACCAAAAGAAAGTTGAGAAGAGTGAAAAATTTTTCGATGAACATGGTATAACGGCGACAATAACAGGCCGCCTAATACCAGGAATACGCCATCTTATATCAATACCAGCAGGACTTGCAAAGATGCATTTTGGAAAATTTATTCTATACACAACAATAGGTGCAGGAGTATGGAATGGGATATTGGCAACTCTAGGATGGTATTTACATTCTGTTGTACCTGAAGATCAGTTAGACGACAAAATTAATGAGTATTCTGAGTATATCAAAGAGACTATCGTAATCTTTATAGTAATAGTACTTGGGTATTATTTAGTTAAATTTTTTATTAAAAGATACAAAAAGTATCATGAATGA